The candidate division TA06 bacterium genome segment CTTCGGCGTGCCTGCGCGCTGTAGCCCCGCCAACGGCGGGGCGCAAGCGTGAGCTCAGCCGAACGGTGCGCTTGTCCGCCGAAGCTTCAGCGCAGGCGGGCTTGTCCGCCGAAGCTTCAGCGTAGGCGGGCAGCACCGAGCGGCGGCAAATCTGATTGTTAGCCGACGGTTATCGAGCTTGTCGAGATATGGTGTTGCTGACGCAGGGCGGAGCGATTACTCGCCCAAACAAATCCGGGCGGTAGTATCTTTTGCAGTATCCTTCTTGAGCAATTTAACCTTTTTGTTAAAATCCATCATAGTCTGGTTAATAAAAGAAGATATCCGCTTTTCAGCCAATTCAATGTATTCCTTGTTTGTATCATAACCAACATATTTCCTTTCACTTTTCAACGCTGCAATAGCAGTTTGACCGCTGCCCATAAAAGGATCAAGAATAATGTCGTCTTTGAAAGAATACATTTGAATTAAACGATACGGCAGTTCTTCAGGAAACGGTGCCGGGTGGCCGATGCTACGCGCAGAGACGGCTTTCATATTCCAAACAGAGAAAGTCCACTCCATGAATTGCTCTTTTGATATAGTGTTTTCTTTTTGTCCTTTTTCACGGCTATATGAGCCTTTGGAGAAAATTAAAATGTATTCATGAACATCACGTAATATTGGATTAGCCGCTGATTGCCAGCTGCCCCAAGCGGTTGAAGGGCTGGCGCTGGAACCTTTATTCCATATTATTTCGCCGCGCATGTTATAGCCGATGTCAATCATCATTTTAGAAACATAATCGGATAAAGGTATATATGGCTTTCGCCCAAGATTGGCAACGTTGACGCAAGTCCGCCCGCCATTCACCAATACCCTGAATGTATCGGTAAATACATTTTTTAAAAGTTCTAAATACTCCTTGAGGGTTAAGTCCTGGTCATATTCCTTCGAGGCGTTATAGGGCGGTGAAGTGATCAACTAACGAATACATTTTTTGTAGGCTCATCAAATTTATGAGAAAATACTATTTGATTTATTTCATATAGTTTACCATTGAACCGAACATGTGACAACCATTTATCTTTAAATTCTTCTTCGACGTTTGCATAAGTGAATTGATTGTGGCAATTACCACATACTAAAAGAAGGTTATTGATTTGGTCGCCCCATTGCCTATTGATGTGATGTATTTCATAATATGGTGTTAAGTCCTTTTTTAAAAAACAAAAATCGCATACTTGGCAATGACCAAAATAAATTTTGCCCAACAACAATTTGATATTGGATGGTGCTTTTTCACTGACCTCAAACTCTTTTCTAGTGACTGTCTTCCTTAGTTCTTCCTCAATGCTATACAACAGCCTTTTAAACTCGTTATATTTTACCACCTCCTCGTTAACATCATTCCATTGCACAATATTAATAAGCCTTTCTTTAGCTTCATTTTCATCTTTTGCGACGTCAAATTTGTTTTGTAATTCTTTTGCTATGACAATGTATTTGGACTCAGGAATAAGGCGATAAATGAAATTGTTTTTATCCACTAATTGGACTACGATTTCGTCACCTTCTATAAAACCATTCTTATTGTACCATTCCGCCAATCCACCGATTCTGCATTCATGACTTTTGCTGCGATAGGAAGTATAATTTTTCCTTTCCGGCTTTATATTGTCATCTATAAATACTTGTATTTTCGTATTTTCTTTTGGGAACCAATTGGTCAAAGCTTTAGGAATTGCCAACAAACCTTTATCAATCCTGCTTTGAGTAAGTTTTATGGTTGAATAACTATACCCTGTTTCGCTATGTGCTTTAATCATTTTTCGTTGTCTCCACTTCATCAGCTTCGGACCATGGTTCTAAAGTCGAAAGTAATTCATTTTTATTAAGATACATGTTACGTGCTTTTTCTATGGCTTCATTTTCGTTCTCAGCCGTTATGTCAAAAGTGTTGAAACCACTATAAAAAAGCCTTATAGTATATTGCCTCATGATATTTTCCTTTCTCCCTCAATTTTAGCCAGCCCTGAAACCCTGATATTGATGGATTTTCCAATTGCTTTTAGCATTGAATCCGAACGAAGCAAAGCTGGGTTGCCTTTATGAGTTTTATAATCGCCCATGAAAGCCACTTCTTTATTGCGCTTATTATACGAGTAGTTAGATATGACACTCATTTTGATTTCAAAAATGATTCTGATGTTTCCTGCAT includes the following:
- a CDS encoding site-specific DNA-methyltransferase yields the protein MITSPPYNASKEYDQDLTLKEYLELLKNVFTDTFRVLVNGGRTCVNVANLGRKPYIPLSDYVSKMMIDIGYNMRGEIIWNKGSSASPSTAWGSWQSAANPILRDVHEYILIFSKGSYSREKGQKENTISKEQFMEWTFSVWNMKAVSARSIGHPAPFPEELPYRLIQMYSFKDDIILDPFMGSGQTAIAALKSERKYVGYDTNKEYIELAEKRISSFINQTMMDFNKKVKLLKKDTAKDTTARICLGE
- a CDS encoding HNH endonuclease, whose amino-acid sequence is MIKAHSETGYSYSTIKLTQSRIDKGLLAIPKALTNWFPKENTKIQVFIDDNIKPERKNYTSYRSKSHECRIGGLAEWYNKNGFIEGDEIVVQLVDKNNFIYRLIPESKYIVIAKELQNKFDVAKDENEAKERLINIVQWNDVNEEVVKYNEFKRLLYSIEEELRKTVTRKEFEVSEKAPSNIKLLLGKIYFGHCQVCDFCFLKKDLTPYYEIHHINRQWGDQINNLLLVCGNCHNQFTYANVEEEFKDKWLSHVRFNGKLYEINQIVFSHKFDEPTKNVFVS